In the genome of Triticum urartu cultivar G1812 chromosome 5, Tu2.1, whole genome shotgun sequence, one region contains:
- the LOC125506054 gene encoding protein PELPK1-like: MASNASMLAMFMACALLLAGSTCHAARNLTDTTPAAAAPAASAVPGLPAVPTDTVTLMPPMPSVTLPTVPQVTLPPMPSIVVPKAVLPPMPKVTLPTVPQVTMAPMPAIVVPKVTLPPLPFVPNVNVPMPFAAPPPSA; this comes from the coding sequence ATGGCTTCCAACGCGAGCATGTTGGCCATGTTCATGGCGTGCGCGCTCCTCCTCGCCGGCAGCACGTGCCACGCCGCCCGCAACCTGACCGACACTACGCCGGCGGCTGCCGCTCCGGCTGCTAGCGCCGTCCCTGGCCTGCCGGCCGTGCCCACGGACACGGTCACCCTGATGCCACCAATGCCGTCGGTCACCCTGCCCACCGTGCCGCAGGTGACGCTGCCACCCATGCCCTCCATCGTCGTGCCCAAGGCGGTCCTCCCGCCCATGCCCAAGGTCACCCTCCCCACCGTGCCGCAGGTGACGATGGCGCCGATGCCCGCCATTGTCGTGCCCAAGGTGACCCTGCCGCCGTTGCCCTTTGTCCCGAATGTGAATGTGCCTATGCCGTTCGCGGCACCACCCCCGTCAGCGTAG